The following are from one region of the Jeongeupia sp. USM3 genome:
- a CDS encoding MFS transporter translates to MEARTHITRHYRGLPWLVAIAMFMQMLDVTILNTAIPAMAAQLGTSPFSLHAVILAYGLAVAVCTPASGWLADRFGSRRVFAGSLLLFTAASLAAGFSQSLGFLVVVRVLQGAGAALMMPVGLATILHHYPRERYLRVMNYVTIPGLVGPLLGPLLGGWLAEYASWRWIFFINVPVGVLGLLLIRRCMPDYRHSDAKRFDTLGFLLFAGGIAVLTTALDALGQKALPVSLALPLALAALIPLWLCTRHFGRHPAPLFSPALWQQGGYRAGILATLLGRLGTGAVPLLVPLQLQLALGFSPTKAGLYIGVASIGAIGAKPLMPALIRLFGRARLLTATNILLALATWAFGWLKPDSAGVQIVALLLLNGALNSTQYTVLNAATVTELPPRTPIWATPAGSPRCSCRWPSALPSAACCWRRWRRPASVAKPCCRRFTGPSPRSPC, encoded by the coding sequence ATGGAAGCCCGCACCCACATCACCCGCCACTACCGCGGCCTGCCCTGGCTCGTCGCCATCGCGATGTTCATGCAGATGCTGGACGTCACCATCCTCAATACCGCGATCCCGGCCATGGCGGCGCAACTGGGCACCAGCCCGTTCTCGCTGCATGCGGTCATCCTCGCCTATGGGCTGGCCGTCGCCGTCTGCACGCCGGCATCGGGCTGGCTGGCCGACCGCTTCGGCAGCCGCCGGGTGTTCGCCGGCTCCTTGCTGCTGTTCACCGCCGCCTCGCTGGCGGCCGGCTTCTCGCAAAGCTTGGGCTTTCTCGTCGTCGTGCGCGTGCTGCAGGGCGCCGGCGCGGCGCTGATGATGCCGGTGGGGCTGGCGACGATCCTGCATCACTACCCGCGCGAACGTTACCTGCGGGTGATGAACTACGTGACCATCCCCGGTCTGGTCGGCCCGCTGCTGGGCCCCCTGCTCGGCGGCTGGCTGGCCGAATACGCATCGTGGCGCTGGATTTTCTTCATCAATGTCCCGGTCGGCGTGCTCGGGCTGCTGCTGATCCGGCGCTGCATGCCCGACTACCGGCACAGCGACGCCAAGCGTTTCGATACGCTCGGCTTCCTGCTGTTTGCCGGCGGCATCGCCGTGCTGACGACCGCGCTCGATGCGCTCGGCCAGAAGGCCTTGCCGGTTTCGCTGGCCTTGCCGCTCGCGCTGGCGGCGCTGATTCCGCTCTGGCTGTGCACCCGCCACTTCGGCCGGCATCCGGCGCCGCTATTCTCGCCGGCGCTGTGGCAACAGGGCGGATACCGCGCCGGCATCCTCGCGACGCTGCTCGGCCGGCTTGGCACCGGTGCGGTGCCGCTCCTTGTGCCGCTGCAGCTGCAGCTGGCGCTCGGCTTCAGCCCGACCAAGGCCGGGCTGTACATCGGTGTCGCGTCGATCGGCGCGATCGGTGCCAAACCGCTGATGCCCGCGCTGATCCGCCTATTCGGCCGGGCACGGCTGCTGACAGCAACCAATATCCTGCTCGCGCTGGCGACCTGGGCCTTCGGCTGGCTGAAGCCGGACAGCGCCGGCGTGCAGATCGTCGCGCTGCTGTTGCTCAACGGCGCGCTGAATTCGACCCAGTACACGGTGCTGAATGCCGCGACGGTGACCGAACTGCCCCCGAGAACACCAATATGGGCAACACCGGCTGGATCACCGCGATGCAGTTGTCGATGGCCTTCGGCGTTGCCGTCGGCAGCCTGCTGCTGGCGGCGCTGGCGCCGGCCGGCATCGGTGGCGAAGCCTTGCTGCCGGCGTTTCACTGGACCTTCGCCGCGCTCGCCCTGCTGA
- a CDS encoding WbuC family cupin fold metalloprotein: MKQIDTVTLDALAAQAAQSPRRRANHNLHPVLADPVQRLAIAMEPDTYVRPHRHPHTWELLYPLRGRFVVLHFDAAGTVIDRAVLGDGVAVVETPAGVWHAVLSLDEGGVIFEVKHGPYAAIPPEDYAAWSPAEGEAGVAGLIARYASARPGDVLA, encoded by the coding sequence ATGAAACAGATCGACACCGTGACGCTGGACGCGCTGGCGGCGCAGGCCGCGCAATCGCCGCGCCGACGTGCCAACCACAACCTGCATCCGGTGCTGGCCGATCCGGTCCAGCGGCTGGCGATTGCAATGGAGCCCGATACCTATGTGCGGCCGCACCGGCATCCGCACACCTGGGAGCTGCTGTATCCGCTGCGTGGCCGCTTTGTCGTGCTGCATTTCGACGCCGCCGGTACGGTCATCGACCGCGCGGTGCTCGGCGACGGTGTCGCGGTGGTGGAGACGCCGGCCGGCGTCTGGCATGCGGTGCTGTCGCTCGACGAGGGCGGGGTGATCTTCGAGGTCAAGCACGGCCCGTATGCGGCGATCCCGCCGGAGGACTATGCCGCCTGGTCGCCGGCCGAGGGCGAGGCGGGCGTTGCCGGGCTGATTGCGCGCTATGCGAGTGCCCGGCCGGGTGACGTGCTGGCGTAG